From Carya illinoinensis cultivar Pawnee chromosome 5, C.illinoinensisPawnee_v1, whole genome shotgun sequence, one genomic window encodes:
- the LOC122311063 gene encoding universal stress protein Slr1101-like has protein sequence MEALMEDEEEHGWREVKLPSLIPIVPEPGLERETGERRQGRDILIAVDHGPKSKHAFDWALIHLCRLADTLHLIHVVSSVKNELVYETSQGLMEKLAVEAFQVAMVKTVARIMEGDPGKVICKEAERLKPAAVVLGTRGRSIIQSVLQGSVSEYCFHNCKSAPVVIVPGREAGDESLI, from the exons ATGGAGGCGTTGATGGAGGATGAGGAAGAGCACGGCTGGAGAGAAGTGAAGCTGCCTAGTTTGATACCCATAGTGCCGGAGCCAGGGCtggagagagagacgggggagAGGAGGCAAGGCCGGGACATACTGATAGCTGTGGATCACGGTCCCAAGAGCAAGCACGCCTTTGATTGGGCCCTCATCCACCTCTGCAGGCTCGCTGATACCCTCCATCTAATCCACGTCGTTTCCA GCGTGAAGAACGAACTCGTTTACGAGACGAGCCAGGGGCTGATGGAGAAGCTTGCTGTTGAGGCCTTTCAAGTTGCCATG GTAAAGACAGTGGCTCGGATCATGGAAGGGGATCCCGGCAAGGTAATTTGCAAGGAGGCAGAAAGGTTGAAGCCTGCAGCGGTGGTCCTGGGTACAAGAGGCAGAAGCATTATCCAAAG TGTACTGCAGGGAAGCGTGAGCGAATATTGCTTCCACAACTGTAAATCAGCACCTGTAGTAATTGTGCCTGGAAGAG AGGCTGGAGATGAGTCTTTGATATAG